A window from Salvia miltiorrhiza cultivar Shanhuang (shh) chromosome 2, IMPLAD_Smil_shh, whole genome shotgun sequence encodes these proteins:
- the LOC131011089 gene encoding tubulin beta-1 chain, producing the protein MREILHIQGGQCGNQIGSKFWEVICDEHGVDPTGRYKGDGSESDTQLERINVYFNEASGGRYVPRAVLMDLEPGTMDSIRSGPYGQIFRPDNFVFGQSGAGNNWAKGHYTEGAELIDSVLDVVRKEAENCDCLQGFQVCHSLGGGTGSGMGTLLISKIREEYPDRMMLTFSVFPSPKVSDTVVEPYNATLSVHQLVENADECMVLDNEALYDICFRTLKLSTPSFGDLNHLISATMSGVTCCLRFPGQLNSDLRKLAVNLIPFPRLHFFMVGFAPLTSRGSQHYISLTVPELTQQMWDSKNMMCAADPRHGRYLTASAMFRGKMSTKEVDEQMLNVQNKNSSYFVEWIPNNVKSSVCDIPPTGLKMSSTFVGNSTSIQEMFRRVSEQFTAMFRRKAFLHWYTGEGMDEMEFTEAESNMNDLVAEYQQYQDATADEEEDYEEDAEEQYDT; encoded by the exons atgaGGGAGATCCTGCATATTCAGGGCGGACAATGCGGAAATCAGATCGGCTCCAAATTCTGGGAGGTGATCTGCGATGAGCACGGCGTCGATCCCACCGGCAGGTACAAGGGCGACGGCTCCGAATCCGACACTCAGCTGGAGCGGATCAATGTCTATTTCAATGAGGCTTCAGGCGGGAGGTACGTCCCACGCGCCGTCCTCATGGATCTGGAGCCTGGAACCATGGATTCCATCAGATCCGGTCCCTACGGTCAGATCTTCCGCCCCGACAATTTCGTCTTCGGTCAGTCCGGCGCCGGCAACAATTGGGCCAAGGGACATTACACTGAGGGTGCCGAGCTCATTGATTCCGTCCTCGATGTTGTCAGGAAGGAAGCCGAGAACTGCGACTGCTTGCAAG GATTTCAGGTTTGTCACTCACTTGGAGGAGGCACAGGTTCTGGCATGGGTACCCTCTTGATTTCAAAGATCAGAGAGGAATATCCAGACAGAATGATGCTTACATTCTCTGTTTTCCCTTCACCGAAGGTCTCTGACACTGTTGTTGAACCATATAATGCTACTCTCTCAGTGCACCAGTTGGTGGAGAATGCAGATGAATGTATGGTCCTTGATAATGAGGCTCTCTATGATATCTGTTTCAGGACATTGAAGCTCAGCACTCCAAGCT TTGGTGATTTGAACCATTTGATCTCTGCGACTATGAGTGGTGTAACCTGTTGTTTGAGATTCCCCGGTCAGCTGAACTCTGATCTAAGGAAGCTAGCAGTGAATTTGATTCCATTTCCACGTCTCCACTTCTTCATGGTGGGCTTTGCTCCACTCACCTCTCGTGGGTCACAGCACTATATATCTCTAACTGTCCCTGAGCTGACGCAACAAATGTGGGACTCAAAGAATATGATGTGTGCTGCTGATCCTCGCCATGGGCGCTACTTGACAGCCTCTGCCATGTTCCGGGGTAAAATGAGCACCAAAGAGGTGGACGAACAGATGCTTAATGTGCAGAACAAGAACTCATCATACTTTGTTGAGTGGATTCCGAACAATGTCAAGTCCAGCGTGTGTGATATTCCACCCACAGGACTGAAGATGTCGTCCACTTTTGTGGGGAATTCAACATCAATCCAGGAAATGTTCCGCAGGGTGAGCGAGCAGTTCACAGCCATGTTCAGGCGCAAGGCCTTCTTGCATTGGTACACTGGCGAAGGCATGGACGAGATGGAGTTCACTGAAGCGGAGAGTAACATGAACGACCTGGTGGCAGAGTACCAGCAATATCAGGATGCCACTGCCGACGAAGAAGAAGACTATGAAGAAGATGCTGAAGAGCAGTATGACACCTAA